Proteins co-encoded in one Arachis hypogaea cultivar Tifrunner chromosome 11, arahy.Tifrunner.gnm2.J5K5, whole genome shotgun sequence genomic window:
- the LOC112719702 gene encoding uncharacterized protein yields the protein MKYVLVTGGVVSGLGKGVTASSIGLLLKACGLRVTAIKIDPYLNTDAGTMSPFEHGEVFVLDDGGEVDLDLGNYERFMDIKLTRDNNITTGKIYQSVIEKERRGDYLGKTVQVVPHITDAIQEWIERVAHIPVDGKPGSADVCVIELGGTIGDIESMPFIQALGQFSYKVGAGNFCLVHVSLVPVLNCVGEQKTKPTQHSVRGLRGQGLAPHILACRSTMVLDEAAKGKLSQFCLIPGENIITLYDVPNIWHIPLLLRDQKAHEAIFKVLNLNCVIKEPRLDEWTNRAEACDLLHEPVRIALVGKYTELSDAYLSVLKALVHASVDCRKKLFVDWIPASNLEDATAKENPDAYKAAWKLLKGAEGILVPGGFGDRGVQGKILAVKYARENRIPFLGICLGMQIAVVEFARSVLGVKDATSTEFDPNTKSPYVIFMPEGSKTHMGGTMRLGSRRTYFQTKECKSAKLYGCRSFIDERHRHRYEVNPDFVSRLENAGLSFTGKDETGQRMEIAELPNHPYFVGVQFHPEFKSRPGKPSPLFLGFIAAACGQLDVVLQRCSNVDSNSLLKVPAIKTYQKKSSLKPSYRREYVLESVKGLNF from the exons CAAAATtg ATCCTTACTTGAACACAGATGCCGGAACAATGTCACCATTCGAGCATGGAGAAGTGTTTGTGTTGGATGACGGAGGCGAG GTGGACCTGGATCTTGGAAACTATGAGCGCTTTATGGATATCAAGTTGACTCGTGATAATAACATAACCACTGGGAAGATTTACCAG tCTGTAATTGAAAAGGAGAGAAGAGGAGACTATTTGGGAAAGACTGTTCAG GTTGTCCCTCATATCACGGATGCAATTCAAGAGTGGATAGAAAGGGTGGCCCACATACCAGTAGATGGAAAACCAGGTTCAGCTGATGTCTGTGTCATTGAATTGGGTGGAACCATAG GTGATATTGAGTCCATGCCATTTATTCAGGCATTAGGACAATTCTCATATAAAGTAG GTGCTGGCAACTTCTGTTTAGTTCATGTCAGCCTTGTTCCTGTTTTGAACTGTGTTGGTGAACAG AAAACAAAACCAACCCAGCATAGTGTTAGAGGACTAAGAGGTCAAGGACTGGCTCCACATATCTTAGCATGCCGCAGCACAATG GTTCTGGATGAAGCTGCTAAAGGAAAACTCTCTCAGTTTTGCCTGATTCCG GGAGAAAACATAATTACTCTGTATGATGTTCCCAACATCTGGCATATTCCTTTGCTTCTAAGA GATCAGAAGGCTCATGAAGCAATATTTAAAGTGCTGAACCTTAATTG TGTAATTAAGGAGCCTAGATTAGATGAATGGACTAATAGAGCTGAGGCTTGCGATTTGCTGCATGAACCA GTTCGTATAGCCTTGGTGGGAAAATATACAGAGCTTTCGGATGCCTACCTCTCTGTTCTTAAG GCCTTAGTGCATGCTTCTGTTGATTGCCGAAAGAAACTTTTTGTCGACTGGATTCCAGCAAGCAACCTTGAAGATGCAACTGCAAAGGAG AATCCAGATGCTTATAAGGCTGCATGGAAGTTGTTGAAG GGTGCTGAAGGTATTCTTGTTCCTGGAGGATTCGGGGATAGAGGAGTGCAAGGAAAAATTCTTGCAGTTAAATATGCCCGCGAAAACAGAATTCCATTCCTTGGCATTTGTCTTGGAATGCAGATTGCTGTCGTAGAGTTTGCACGATCTGTTCTGGGTGTAAAAGATGCTACAAGCACTGAATTCGATCCGAATACCAAGAGTCCATATGTTATATTCATGCCTGAG GGATCGAAAACACATATGGGGGGTACCATGCGTCTCGGATCGAGGAGGACATATTTCCAAACCAAAGAATGCAAATCTGCAAAACT ATATGGCTGCAGAAGCTTCATTGATGAGAGACATCGGCATAGATATGAG GTGAATCCTGATTTTGTATCTCGCCTCGAAAATGCTGGTCTTTCGTTTACTGGGAAGGACGAAACCGGCCAGCGCATGGAG ATTGCTGAACTACCTAATCATCCATACTTTGTTGGTGTTCAATTCCATCCTGAATTTAAATCAAGACCAGGAAAACCTTCTCCTTTATTCTTAG GGTTTATCGCGGCAGCATGCGGCCAACTGGATGTGGTCTTACAGCGCTGTTCAAACGTTGACAGCAACAGTCTTCTAAAAGTCCCAGCAATCAAAACATACCAAAAAAAAAGTTCACTAAAGCCAAGTTATAGGCGAGAATATGTTTTGGAAAGTGTCAAGGGTTTGAATTTCTAA